A segment of the Planctomycetota bacterium genome:
CCGCGCGTGGTGAGCTTCACGAAGGGAGCGTTGAGGCGCTGGGCTGCTGCCTCCAGCAAACCGACCTCGACCTCGATGCCGGCCTGGCGGAGCTGCTCGAGGCCGCGCCCCTGGTTGCGCGGGTCGGGGTCCACCATGGCCGCCACCACGCGGGAGAAGCCGGCAGCCACGATGGCGGGCACGCAGGGCGGCGTCTTGCCGTAATGGGTGCAGGGCTCGAGAGAGACGTACAGGGTGGCACCGCGGCAGGCGTCGCCTGCGGCGGCGATCGCGTTGGGTTCCGCATGGGGGGCGCCGAAGCGCTCGTGGAACCCCTCGCCCACGATGCGGCCGTTGCGCACCACCACCGCACCGACCATCGGGTTGGGTTCCACGCGCCCGCGCCCGCGCTCGGCAAGCTCAAGGGCGCGGCTCATGAATACGGCGGGATCAACGCCCTCACCGGCCATAGTAACCTGAACTGGTAGGAGATCCCCCTAGCAGGCCGCTCAGGGACGACACGGGGGCAGGCGTTACTTTACCGGTCATGTAGTCCAGCTTCCGCTGGACCAGGTCCAGCGGATTCGGAGGGATGACGGCCGAGAAGACCTGCACGGTGCCGGTCACCACGTTGCCCACGCCGCGCCCGACGCCTTGGACGGTGCCGATTGTGGTCCCGTACACGATGTTCCGCTGGAACGACGTCTGGAGCACAGTCACCGGCAACTGGAGGGGCGCGGAGGCCACCTTCCATAGGCCGCCGGCAAAGCGTGTCAGAGGACTATCGCCGGTGGAGCTGGAACCCCTGTCCAGCATGCTATCGGCGATGGGTCACCCCGTGCACGCGGCAGCTTCCGCGCGGGACGCAGGGCCCGCGGCGGCGATCACCGCGAGAACGCCCAGCGCGAGAAGCCAGCGGGTTCTCGTACCCATAGCTCGTCTCCTTGCCTCTCGGGCCGCCCAGAGGCACATGGCGACAGCAAATCGCCAAGAACGCTAACATTATAGCAGCCGCGCGCCAAAGTTCCAGTCAAATCTGCCGGAATTTTCGTTGACGGCGTCGGCGGGCGCCGTCAGGGCCGCGTGATATCCGACGGGGGACGCAGCGGCGGCAAGGCGCGCTCACCCAGCTTCTTGTTGTAGATCGGGAGGACGTCGCTGGGCAGGGGGAACGTCACGACCTCGAGCGCGCCGGCCCCCAGACGCACGATGCCATTGCCCAGCCCCTCGGCGCCGCCGGCGAAGATGCCATAGATCGCGTTGTGCTCTCCCGCCACGCGCAGCATGGTGGCAGGGATTTCCAGGGGTGAGATCACGATGTTGCACACGCCGCGGGTGAGCCGAGATAGCGGGCCCATCCCCGGGAGCCGCGGCGTTTCTGCGCTGGTGGCGGCCTCGCCGGGATGGCCCGCCCCCGGCGGCGTGCCCTCCTCGATGGCCGAAGCAGACGCGGCCAGCAGAAGCGCCGTCACGAGGCCAAGACCGATGGGAGGCCACACCTTCCGGCTCATTTCTGGTCTCCTTGCGTTGCGGGCGGCCCGAGCCTGTCCGACCGAGGCGGAGCGCCGGCCCGCCGGCCGCGCGGCTCCACCGCCCGTATCTTCCACACGGCACCGACCTTCACGACCCAGTAGTCGAAAAGCTCCTCATCGCCCTCGTGGGCAACAACCACCGGGAATCGCAGCCCGCCTTCGGGCGCCGGCTGCGGGGCCTGCCATTCGATGCCAAGCGCTGCTTCGGCCTCGGCCCGGAGCTGCTTGCGGAACCCCTCGGGGCCGAGCCGCGCGAGGTGCGCCTCGCGGGCCGCCAGGGCCTCGCCCGTGAAGCAGCGCAGGTACGCCGCCACGTCCGCCCCGGCCATCGCGCGCC
Coding sequences within it:
- a CDS encoding exosortase system-associated protein, TIGR04073 family — encoded protein: MSRKVWPPIGLGLVTALLLAASASAIEEGTPPGAGHPGEAATSAETPRLPGMGPLSRLTRGVCNIVISPLEIPATMLRVAGEHNAIYGIFAGGAEGLGNGIVRLGAGALEVVTFPLPSDVLPIYNKKLGERALPPLRPPSDITRP